A genomic stretch from Telopea speciosissima isolate NSW1024214 ecotype Mountain lineage chromosome 7, Tspe_v1, whole genome shotgun sequence includes:
- the LOC122668983 gene encoding grpE protein homolog 2, mitochondrial-like isoform X1, with amino-acid sequence MAVQKLQALLKHAAGRRTIHFWACTSKRGISTTNVAEFSAQPKMLSHPKQMAVACTGPFWSRYSRVIAQALPRQVTLHHSILNSQQFAISSSASPQTSEKETNQAGEDDAATVEKNNASTNGEAAETSADNKDAGSNSELKTPSSQYVRRRRSRGTKRTAFSDSENEDELSFDDLVKLVAEKEELLKTKHKEIEKMQDKVLRTYAEMENVMDRTRREAENSKKFAIQNFAKCLLDVADNLERASSVVKGSFLKIDASKDTVGAMPLLKTLLEGVEMTDKQLAEVFRKFGMEKYDPMDEPFDPNRHNAVFQMPDDSKPPGTVAAVLKSGYMLYDRVIRPAEVGVTRASENNKNEDDQSSGA; translated from the exons ATGGCGGTTCAGAAGCTTCAAGCGCTGTTGAAACACGCCGCCGGCCGTAGAACAA TTCACTTCTGGGCCTGTACATCTAAACGAGGTATCAGCACAACAAATGTGGCTGAGTTCTCAGCACAACCCAAAATGCTTTCTCATCCTAAGCAAATGG CTGTTGCCTGCACTGGACCTTTCTGGTCACGCTACAGCAGAGTAATTGCACAG GCCTTACCTAGGCAGGTGACATTGCATCACTCAATCCTCAATTCTCAGCAATTTGCAATCTCATCATCAGCTTCCCCCCAAACCAGtgagaaagagacaaaccaagcTGGGGAAGACGATGCAGCTACTGTAGAGAAAAATAATGCTTCTACAAATGGAGAGGCTGCAGAGACAAGTGCTGATAACAAAGATGCAGGTTCTAATTCGGAACTGAAAACTCCTTCCTCTCAATATgttaggaggaggaggagcagggGTACTAAACGAACTGCGTTTTCTGATTCAGAGAACGAAGATGAACTTTCTTTTGATGATCTGGTAAAGCTTGTTGCGGAGAAGGAAGAATTGCTGAAGACTAAACACAAGGAGATAGAGAAAATGCAAGATAAAGTTCTACGCACTTATGCAGAAATGGAAAATGTGATGGATAGGACTAGACGTGAAGCAGAGAACTCCAAAAAATTTGCTATTCAA AACTTCGCCAAATGCCTGTTAGATGTTGCAGACAATTTGGAAAGAGCTTCTTCAGTTGTTAAAGGTAGCTTTTTGAAaattgatgcatccaaggatACAGTTGGAGCCATGCCACTTCTAAAAACACTTCTGGAAGGTGTGGAAATGACTGATAAACAGCTTGCAGAG GTGTTTAGAAAGTTTGGTATGGAGAAATATGATCCGATGGATGAGCCGTTTGATCCAAATAGGCATAATGCAGTATTCCAAATGCCTGACGATTCCAAGCCTCCCGGCACAGTTGCTGCTGTCCTGAAG TCGGGATACATGCTGTATGATCGAGTTATAAGGCCAGCAGAAGTTGGTGTTACTCGAGCTTCAGAGAACAATAAAAATGAAGATGACCAAAGTTCAGGAGCTTGA
- the LOC122668983 gene encoding grpE protein homolog 2, mitochondrial-like isoform X2, translating to MAVQKLQALLKHAAGRRTIHFWACTSKRGISTTNVAEFSAQPKMLSHPKQMAVACTGPFWSRYSRVIAQALPRQVTLHHSILNSQQFAISSSASPQTSEKETNQAGEDDAATVEKNNASTNGEAAETSADNKDAENEDELSFDDLVKLVAEKEELLKTKHKEIEKMQDKVLRTYAEMENVMDRTRREAENSKKFAIQNFAKCLLDVADNLERASSVVKGSFLKIDASKDTVGAMPLLKTLLEGVEMTDKQLAEVFRKFGMEKYDPMDEPFDPNRHNAVFQMPDDSKPPGTVAAVLKSGYMLYDRVIRPAEVGVTRASENNKNEDDQSSGA from the exons ATGGCGGTTCAGAAGCTTCAAGCGCTGTTGAAACACGCCGCCGGCCGTAGAACAA TTCACTTCTGGGCCTGTACATCTAAACGAGGTATCAGCACAACAAATGTGGCTGAGTTCTCAGCACAACCCAAAATGCTTTCTCATCCTAAGCAAATGG CTGTTGCCTGCACTGGACCTTTCTGGTCACGCTACAGCAGAGTAATTGCACAG GCCTTACCTAGGCAGGTGACATTGCATCACTCAATCCTCAATTCTCAGCAATTTGCAATCTCATCATCAGCTTCCCCCCAAACCAGtgagaaagagacaaaccaagcTGGGGAAGACGATGCAGCTACTGTAGAGAAAAATAATGCTTCTACAAATGGAGAGGCTGCAGAGACAAGTGCTGATAACAAAGATGCAG AGAACGAAGATGAACTTTCTTTTGATGATCTGGTAAAGCTTGTTGCGGAGAAGGAAGAATTGCTGAAGACTAAACACAAGGAGATAGAGAAAATGCAAGATAAAGTTCTACGCACTTATGCAGAAATGGAAAATGTGATGGATAGGACTAGACGTGAAGCAGAGAACTCCAAAAAATTTGCTATTCAA AACTTCGCCAAATGCCTGTTAGATGTTGCAGACAATTTGGAAAGAGCTTCTTCAGTTGTTAAAGGTAGCTTTTTGAAaattgatgcatccaaggatACAGTTGGAGCCATGCCACTTCTAAAAACACTTCTGGAAGGTGTGGAAATGACTGATAAACAGCTTGCAGAG GTGTTTAGAAAGTTTGGTATGGAGAAATATGATCCGATGGATGAGCCGTTTGATCCAAATAGGCATAATGCAGTATTCCAAATGCCTGACGATTCCAAGCCTCCCGGCACAGTTGCTGCTGTCCTGAAG TCGGGATACATGCTGTATGATCGAGTTATAAGGCCAGCAGAAGTTGGTGTTACTCGAGCTTCAGAGAACAATAAAAATGAAGATGACCAAAGTTCAGGAGCTTGA
- the LOC122668766 gene encoding UPF0481 protein At3g47200-like: MTTGACCSSDSIMGEKMRKEYDDHQLNYEEIAILVESMKEKIEEINSLDSNYDIYRVPRQLCKVKPEAYTPQSISIGPLHYNQEHLKTTETHKLRYLNLLLNRPHGKTLDVYVKAVSNLEEEARKCYSDTMGLGKSEFVKMIVVDSCFILEYLEISTLKEKDHLRSNSSWRWAIMYDLIKLENQIPFFILEHLHALIFDNHYELSFSHHIYVKLLKWYAQGLHGPTIDSDEQIKSLQLPEGGAKHFLHLLCCILIPSSPTTTTMRTKNKHGEKYLRLTCCASELRSAGVMFQKKEKCDSPKTSLFDIIFDAENGVLIIPTIVILDETEVILRNLIAFEQGKKCTAYFTAYAAFMDNLIDTVRDVELLEQKGIITNILGSPKDVVTLFNNITKQVVLVEPYFSGVIKDLEDYHNKSWNKWMANLRQNYFHTPWAAISVVAAVVLLILTIMQTICSFLSVS; this comes from the coding sequence ATGACCACTGGTGCTTGTTGTTCTAGTGATTCAATTATGGgagaaaaaatgagaaaagaataTGATGATCACCAACTGAACTATGAAGAAATCGCGATATTGGTCGAAtccatgaaagaaaaaatagaggaGATCAATTCCTTGGATTCCAATTATGATATATACAGAGTTCCCAGACAACTTTGCAAGGTAAAACCAGAAGCTTACACACCTCAATCAATCTCAATTGGTCCTTTACACTATAATCAAGAACACTTAAAGACAACGGAAACACATAAATTGCGATATTTAAATCTTCTTCTAAATCGACCTCATGGGAAAACTTTAGATGTTTATGTAAAAGCTGTGAGTAATTTGGAAGAAGAAGCTCGAAAATGTTATTCAGATACTATGGGTTTAGGAAAAAGTGAGTTTGTGAAGATGATTGTGGTGGATAGTTGCTTTATTCTTGAGTACCTTGAGATAAGTACTTTAAAGGAAAAGGATCatttaagatcaaattcttcaTGGAGATGGGCAATTATGTATGACCTAATTAAGCTTGAAAATCAGATTCCTTTCTTTATTCTTGAACATTTACATGCCCTAATTTTTGATAATCATTATGAACTATCATTCAGTCATCATATCTATGTGAAGCTCTTAAAATGGTATGCACAAGGGCTTCATGGTCCAACAATTGATAGTGATGAACAAATAAAATCATTACAATTACCAGAAGGTGGAGCAAAacattttcttcatcttttatGTTGTATTCTCATCCCATCATCTccgacgacgacgacgatgaGGACGAAAAATAAACACGGTGAAAAGTATCTGCGGCTTACGTGTTGTGCTTCGGAACTTAGGAGTGCTGGTGTTATGTttcagaagaaagagaagtgtGATTCTCCAAAAACATCTTTATTTGATATAATTTTTGACGCGGAAAATGGAGTATTGATAATCCCAACTATTGTGATCTTAGATGAGACAGAAGTCATTCTTAGAAACCTTATTGCTTTTGAGCAAGGTAAAAAATGTACAGCTTATTTCACAGCTTATGCAGCTTTCATGGATAACCTAATTGATACTGTTAGGGATGTGGAGTTGCTAGAGCAGAAGGGAATTATTACAAATATTCTTGGTAGTCCAAAAGATGTGGTGACCTTATTTAACAATATTACCAAACAAGTTGTCCTTGTGGAACCTTATTTCTCTGGTGTTATCAAGGATTTGGAGGATTATCACAATAAATCATGGAATAAATGGATGGCAAATTTGAGGCAAAACTATTTCCATACACCATGGGCAGCAATTTCAGTTGTTGCTGCAGTGGTTCTTCTCATCTTGACAATAATGCAGACTATTTGTTCCTTCTTATCAGTTAGTTAA